A region from the Triticum urartu cultivar G1812 chromosome 1, Tu2.1, whole genome shotgun sequence genome encodes:
- the LOC125509005 gene encoding E3 ubiquitin-protein ligase HAKAI homolog encodes MLQIRLSKIGSSDSGAAASGAAAGASGGAPAKSAAAAAGGAPESVTVACPDHLVIADLAVAKSLGAVTNSAIAATRAIGRRSRRPLGERVHICSRCEFPIAIYGRLIPCEHAFCLACARSDSSCYLCDERIQKIQTVKMMEGIFICAAPMCLKSFLKKAEFMSHVPEAHANLLQTNTEKEERNEPDAPNISRASGGDAQRQSQMPEISTARAPPRRGVSPTSSSHMQEREDRSRYHQSREREHTPLRPPMLSKPPSFHGRHYPPGDTQSENNTPQGFDRPYSWAHDGTPGATPLRQEPDHGTQDKQQVMPNSPFMFSPMHPHQQNFMMHMNMNQPLIPNASFSYPVQQDGNPQYFNAPFQMQLQDAGSDQGSVSVPEGLQRPWGMGLMGNPSQGGGGMAFMPSGFGMMPDSSMNPGMQGRDFQGQADRGDGRGVQEQLPMVMQMQMSLPPPPPTQPPSGGQQSFNRT; translated from the exons ATGCTCCAGATACGCCTGAGCAAGATCGGCTCGTCGGACTCTGGGGCCGCGGCCTCTGGCGCGGCGGCTGGGGCGTCCGGTGGCGCCCCGGCGAAGTCCGCCGCCGCGGCGGCTGGCGGTGCCCCGGAGTCGGTGACTGTGGCTTGCCCCGACCACCTGGTCATCGCGGACCTCGCCGTGGCGAAGAGCCTCGGCGCCGTTACAAACTCCGCCATCGCCGCGACGCGCGCCATCGGCCGTCGCTCTCGCCGGCCCCTCGGCGAACGCGTCCACATCTGCTCCCGCTGCGAGTTCCCCATCGCCATTTACGGCCGCCTC ATTCCTTGTGAACATGCTTTCTGTTTAGCCTGTGCAAGAAGTGATTCCAGTTGTTATCT TTGTGATGAGCGCATTCAGAAGATTCAGACTGTGAAAATGATGGAAGGGATTTTTATTTGCGCTGCACCTATGTGCCTCAAGTCTTTCCTTAAGAAAGCTGAATTTATGTCTCATGTACCTGAAGCTCATGCAAATCTCCTCCAAACTAACACGGAGAAGGAAGAACGTAATGAACCAGATGCTCCTAACATCTCCCGTGCTTCTGGAGGAGATGCTCAAAGGCAGTCTCAAATGCCTGAGATATCGACCGCACGTGCTCCTCCAAGGCGGGGTGTTTCACCCACATCAAGTTCTCACATGCAAGAGCGTGAAGACCGGTCTCGGTACCACCAGTCCAGGGAGAGGGAGCACACCCCACTAAGGCCCCCTATGCTAAGCAAACCGCCATCATTCCATGGTCGCCACTATCCACCAGGTGATACTCAGTCTGAAAACAACACACCTCAAGGATTTGACCGTCCCTACAGCTGGGCTCATGATGGTACACCTGGTGCAACTCCACTTCGCCAAGAACCCGACCATGGTACTCAAGACAAGCAgcaagtgatgcctaattcaccTTTCATGTTCTCTCCAATGCATCCTCATCAGCAAAACTTCATGATGCACATGAATATGAATCAGCCTTTAATCCCCAACGCATCATTCAGCTACCCTGTCCAACAAGATGGGAATCCGCAGTACTTCAATGCCCCTTTCCAGATGCAACTGCAAGATGCCGGATCAGATCAAGGTTCAGTGTCAGTGCCCGAGGGGCTTCAGCGCCCATGGGGCATGGGGTTGATGGGCAATCCATCTCAGGGAGGTGGCGGCATGGCCTTCATGCCATCTGGTTTCGGGATGATGCCTGACAGCTCGATGAATCCAGGCATGCAAGGTAGGGATTTTCAAGGCCAAGCTGACCGTGGTGACGGAAGGGGCGTCCAAGAACAGTTACCTATGGTGATGCAAATGCAGATGTCGCTCCCCCCACCTCCCCCTACACAACCCCCGTCTGGCGGACAGCAGTCTTTCAACAGAACTTGA
- the LOC125509013 gene encoding ABC transporter G family member 11-like has product MKKGGAGTAKEAAAVGQVKAELEDVGKAAGRAVAVAAAPALSPLSETLWREKAAVEFLGDVSARLAWRDLTVTVALGSGDTQTVLQALTGYAEPGTITALMGPSGSGKSTLLDALAGRLAANAFLSGTILLNGRKANLSFGAAAYVTQDDNLIGTLTVRETISYSARLRLPDNMPMEEKRALVEGTIVEMGLQDCADTVIGNWHLRGVSGGEKRRVSIALEILMRPRLLFLDEPTSGLDSASAFFVTQTLRGLARDGRTVIASIHQPSSEVFELFDRLYLLSGGKTVYFGQASEACEFFAQAGFPCPPLRNPSDHFLRCINADFDKVKATLKGSMKMRFERSDDPLEHITTSDAITRLFSYYQHSQHYLTARQKVDEMARVKGTVLDAGGSQASFGMQAFTLTKRSFVNMSRDFGYYWLRLVIYIVVTVCIGSIYLNVGTKYNSILARGACASFIFGFVTFMSIGGFPSFVEDMKVFQRERLNGHYGVLAFVISNTLSAMPFLILITFLSGTLCYFMVRLHPGFMHYLFFVLCLYASVTVVESLMMAIASIIPNFLMGIIIGAGIQGIFMLVSGYFRLPHDIPKPFWRYPMSYISFHYWALQGQYQNDLVGLVFDNQDEELPKIPGEYILENVFQIDVSRSKWLDLSVLFGMIVIYRLLFFAMIKVSEDVTPWVRGYVARRRVQHKRREAELAMVRTPSLRGYVVDAAPELPADQP; this is encoded by the exons ATGAAGAAGGGAGGGGCGGGGAcggcgaaggaggcggcggcggtggggcaGGTGAAGGCGGAGCTGGAggacgtggggaaggcggcggggcgggcggtggcggtggcggccgCGCCGGCGCTGAGCCCGCTGAGCGAGACGCTGTGGCGGGAGAAGGCGGCGGTGGAGTTCCTCGGGGACGTGTCGGCGCGGCTGGCGTGGAGGGACCTCACGGTCACCGTCGCGCTCGGCAGCGGCGACACGCAGACCGTGCTCCAGGCGCTCACGGGGTACGCCGAGCCGGGCACAATCACCGCGCTCATGGGCCCCTCCGGCTCCGGCAAGTCCACGCTGCTCGACGCGCTCGCCGGCCGCCTTGCCGCCAACGCCTTCCTCTCCGGGACCATCCTGCTCAACGGCCGCAAGGCCAACCTCTCCTTCGGCGCCGCG GCCTATGTGACTCAAGACGACAACTTGATCGGCACGCTGACGGTGAGGGAGACGATCTCGTACTCGGCGCGCCTCCGGCTCCCCGACAACATGCCCATGGAAGAGAAGCGTGCCTTGGTGGAGGGCACCATCGTGGAGATGGGGCTCCAGGACTGCGCGGACACGGTCATCGGCAATTGGCACCTGAGGGGGGTCAGCGGCGGCGAGAAGAGGAGGGTCAGCATTGCCCTGGAGATACTCATGAGGCCTAGGCTGCTCTTCCTGGATGAGCCCACCAGTGGCCTCGACAG TGCTTCGGCGTTCTTCGTGACGCAGACTCTGCGCGGGCTGGCAAGGGATGGCCGGACCGTGATCGCCTCCATCCACCAGCCCAGCAGCGAGGTCTTCGAGCTTTTCGATCGCCTCTATCTTCTCTCAGGGGGCAAAACAGTCTACTTTGGGCAGGCTTCCGAGGCTTGCGAG TTCTTTGCCCAAGCTGGATTCCCGTGCCCGCCGCTGCGCAACCCCTCGGATCATTTCCTCCGGTGCATAAACGCGGACTTCGACAAGGTGAAGGCCACACTGAAAGGATCAATGAAGATGAGA TTTGAGAGGTCCGACGATCCCCTCGAGCACATCACGACTTCGGACGCGATCACAAGGCTGTTCAGCTACTACCAGCACTCGCAGCACTACTTGACGGCGCGGCAGAAGGTCGACGAGATGGCACGGGTG AAAGGGACGGTCCTGGACGCAGGGGGGAGCCAGGCCAGCTTTGGGATGCAGGCCTTCACGCTCACCAAGCGATCGTTCGTCAACATGTCGAGGGACTTCGGGTACTACTGGCTGAGGCTTGTCATCTACATTGTGGTCACCGTCTGCATTGGATCCATCTACCTCAACGTCGGCACCAAATACAACTCCATCCTG GCACGGGGCGCGTGCGCGTCCTTCATCTTCGGCTTCGTCACGTTCATGTCGATCGGAGGGTTCCCGTCTTTCGTGGAGGACATGAAG GTGTTCCAGAGGGAGCGGCTGAACGGGCACTACGGCGTGCTGGCGTTCGTGATCAGCAACACGCTGTCGGCGATGCCGTTCCTGATCCTCATCACCTTCCTGTCGGGGACGCTGTGCTACTTCATGGTGCGCCTCCACCCGGGCTTCATGCACTACCTCTTCTTTGTGCTCTGCCTCTACGCCAGCGTCACCGTCGTCGAGAGCCTCATGATGGCCATCGCCAGCATCATCCCCAACTTCCTCATGGGCATCATCATCGGCGCAGGGATACAG GGGATATTCATGCTGGTGTCGGGGTACTTCAGGCTCCCGCACGACATCCCGAAGCCCTTCTGGAGGTACCCCATGTCCTACATCAGCTTCCACTACTGGGCGCTGCAG GGGCAGTACCAGAACGACCTGGTGGGGCTGGTGTTCGACAACCAGGACGAGGAGCTGCCCAAGATCCCGGGGGAGTACATCCTGGAGAACGTGTTCCAGATCGACGTGAGCCGCTCCAAGTGGCTGGACTTGTCCGTGCTCTTCGGCATGATCGTCATCTACCGCCTGCTCTTCTTCGCCATGATCAAGGTCAGCGAGGACGTGACGCCGTGGGTGCGCGGGTACGTCGCCAGGAGGAGGGTGCAGCACAAGCGCAGGGAGGCGGAGCTCGCCATGGTCCGGACGCCCTCGCTGCGCGGCTACGTCGTCGACGCGGCGCCGGAGCTGCCGGCCGATCAACCGTGA